In Chroicocephalus ridibundus chromosome 4, bChrRid1.1, whole genome shotgun sequence, one genomic interval encodes:
- the MOK gene encoding MAPK/MAK/MRK overlapping kinase isoform X1 has product MNKYKPIGKIGEGTFSDVLKTLSLRDGKYYACKHMKQHFESMEQVNKLREVQALRRLSPHPNILMLHEVVFDKKAGSLSLICELMDMNIYELIKGRRKPLPEKKIKNYMYQLCKSLDYIHRNGIFHRDVKPENILIKQNTLKLGDFGSCRSIYSKQPHTEYISTRWYRAPECLLTNGYYSYKIDLWSAGCVFYEITSFQPLFPGSNELDQISKIHDVIGTPTNKTLNKLKQSRIASFDFPFKKGKGIPPLVHNLSSKGFSLLYAMIKYDPDERIAAHQALQHPYFQELWAADTQALATHKKFRLLGNTAGQVPLHLWQISKESQRQFFLRKVQEKTKQHAAPRGELAKLNLSEVAKLTSCPTPTLHSVFRAPEASGETPVLPPVRFIGSDTKVQTLTCSLKCNSKNVFYTVYFKILLFPQQSEKQKVLKSSPKRFHLPAIDRRGGGY; this is encoded by the exons ATGAACA aatATAAACCCATTGGTAAGATAGGAGAGGGAACATTTTCTGATGTTCTGAAGACACTGAGTCTTAGGGATGGAAAGTACTATGCATGTAAACACATGAAGCAACATTTTGAAAG TATGGAACAAGTGAATAAGCTGAGAGAAGTACAAGCACTAAGGAGGCTGAGTCCACATCCTAATATCCTTATGTTACATGAAGTTGTCTT TGATAAAAAAGCTGGCTCCCTTTCACTGATATGTGAACTTATGGACATGAATATTTATGAGCTGATAAAAG GAAGGAGAAAGccattacctgaaaaaaaaattaagaactacaTGTACCAGTTATGCAAATCTCTTGATTACATACATAG AAATGGGATATTTCACAGAGATGTGAAACCAGAAAACATATTAATAAAG cagaaTACTCTGAAGTTAGGAGATTTTGGATCTTGTAGGAGTATCTATTCTAAGCAGCCACATACAGAATATATCTCTACACGCTGGTACCGAGCACCTGAATGCCTACTTACAAATGGCTACTATAGTTACAAAATTGATCTGTGGAGTGCTGGCTGTGTTTTCTATGAAATCACAAG TTTTCAGCCTCTCTTTCCTGGATCTAATGAGCTGGACCAAATTTCAAAAATCCATGACGTTATAGGCACTCCCACTAACAAAACTCTCAACAAGTTAAAGCA GTCAAGAATTGCAAGTTTTgatttcccctttaaaaaaggaaaaggaataccTCCTCTTGTGCACAATTTGTCTTCCAAAGGCTTCTCTCTCCTGTATGCAATGATAAAATATGATCCTGATGAGAGAATTGCTGCCCATCAAGCATTACAGCACCCTTATTTTCAAGAACTCTG GGCAGCTGATACGCAAGCTTTGGCCACGCACAAAAAATTCAGATTGCTAGGAAATACAGCAGGGCAAGTACCTCTGCATTTGTGGCAAATTTCAAAGGAAAGTCAAAGACAG ttttttcttaggaaagtccaggaaaaaacaaaacaacacgcAGCTCCTCGTGGAGAATTAGCAAAATTAAATCTTTCTGAAGTAGCCAAATTGACTTCCTGCCCTACTCCTACATTGCATTCAGTTTTCCGGGCACCTGAGGCAAGTGGTGAAACCCCTGTGTTACCGCCTGTTAGATTTATTGGATCGGATACCAAGGTACAGACCCTAACTTGCTCGTTAAAGTGTAAtagcaaaaatgtgttttacacAGTGTATTTCAAAATCCTGTTGTTTCCTCAACAGTCTGAGAAACAGAAGGTGCTTAAGTCTTCCCCGAAACGTTTCCACTTACCTGCTATAGACCGAAGAGGAGGAGGTTACTGA
- the MOK gene encoding MAPK/MAK/MRK overlapping kinase isoform X5 → MNKYKPIGKIGEGTFSDVLKTLSLRDGKYYACKHMKQHFESMEQVNKLREVQALRRLSPHPNILMLHEVVFDKKAGSLSLICELMDMNIYELIKGRRKPLPEKKIKNYMYQLCKSLDYIHRNGIFHRDVKPENILIKNTLKLGDFGSCRSIYSKQPHTEYISTRWYRAPECLLTNGYYSYKIDLWSAGCVFYEITSFQPLFPGSNELDQISKIHDVIGTPTNKTLNKLKQSRIASFDFPFKKGKGIPPLVHNLSSKGFSLLYAMIKYDPDERIAAHQALQHPYFQELWAADTQALATHKKFRLLGNTAGQVPLHLWQISKESQRQFFLRKVQEKTKQHAAPRGELAKLNLSEVAKLTSCPTPTLHSVFRAPEASGETPVLPPVRFIGSDTKSEKQKVLKSSPKRFHLPAIDRRGGGY, encoded by the exons ATGAACA aatATAAACCCATTGGTAAGATAGGAGAGGGAACATTTTCTGATGTTCTGAAGACACTGAGTCTTAGGGATGGAAAGTACTATGCATGTAAACACATGAAGCAACATTTTGAAAG TATGGAACAAGTGAATAAGCTGAGAGAAGTACAAGCACTAAGGAGGCTGAGTCCACATCCTAATATCCTTATGTTACATGAAGTTGTCTT TGATAAAAAAGCTGGCTCCCTTTCACTGATATGTGAACTTATGGACATGAATATTTATGAGCTGATAAAAG GAAGGAGAAAGccattacctgaaaaaaaaattaagaactacaTGTACCAGTTATGCAAATCTCTTGATTACATACATAG AAATGGGATATTTCACAGAGATGTGAAACCAGAAAACATATTAATAAAG aaTACTCTGAAGTTAGGAGATTTTGGATCTTGTAGGAGTATCTATTCTAAGCAGCCACATACAGAATATATCTCTACACGCTGGTACCGAGCACCTGAATGCCTACTTACAAATGGCTACTATAGTTACAAAATTGATCTGTGGAGTGCTGGCTGTGTTTTCTATGAAATCACAAG TTTTCAGCCTCTCTTTCCTGGATCTAATGAGCTGGACCAAATTTCAAAAATCCATGACGTTATAGGCACTCCCACTAACAAAACTCTCAACAAGTTAAAGCA GTCAAGAATTGCAAGTTTTgatttcccctttaaaaaaggaaaaggaataccTCCTCTTGTGCACAATTTGTCTTCCAAAGGCTTCTCTCTCCTGTATGCAATGATAAAATATGATCCTGATGAGAGAATTGCTGCCCATCAAGCATTACAGCACCCTTATTTTCAAGAACTCTG GGCAGCTGATACGCAAGCTTTGGCCACGCACAAAAAATTCAGATTGCTAGGAAATACAGCAGGGCAAGTACCTCTGCATTTGTGGCAAATTTCAAAGGAAAGTCAAAGACAG ttttttcttaggaaagtccaggaaaaaacaaaacaacacgcAGCTCCTCGTGGAGAATTAGCAAAATTAAATCTTTCTGAAGTAGCCAAATTGACTTCCTGCCCTACTCCTACATTGCATTCAGTTTTCCGGGCACCTGAGGCAAGTGGTGAAACCCCTGTGTTACCGCCTGTTAGATTTATTGGATCGGATACCAAG TCTGAGAAACAGAAGGTGCTTAAGTCTTCCCCGAAACGTTTCCACTTACCTGCTATAGACCGAAGAGGAGGAGGTTACTGA
- the MOK gene encoding MAPK/MAK/MRK overlapping kinase isoform X4 has product MNKYKPIGKIGEGTFSDVLKTLSLRDGKYYACKHMKQHFESMEQVNKLREVQALRRLSPHPNILMLHEVVFDKKAGSLSLICELMDMNIYELIKGRRKPLPEKKIKNYMYQLCKSLDYIHRNGIFHRDVKPENILIKQNTLKLGDFGSCRSIYSKQPHTEYISTRWYRAPECLLTNGYYSYKIDLWSAGCVFYEITSFQPLFPGSNELDQISKIHDVIGTPTNKTLNKLKQSRIASFDFPFKKGKGIPPLVHNLSSKGFSLLYAMIKYDPDERIAAHQALQHPYFQELWAADTQALATHKKFRLLGNTAGQVPLHLWQISKESQRQFFLRKVQEKTKQHAAPRGELAKLNLSEVAKLTSCPTPTLHSVFRAPEASGETPVLPPVRFIGSDTKSEKQKVLKSSPKRFHLPAIDRRGGGY; this is encoded by the exons ATGAACA aatATAAACCCATTGGTAAGATAGGAGAGGGAACATTTTCTGATGTTCTGAAGACACTGAGTCTTAGGGATGGAAAGTACTATGCATGTAAACACATGAAGCAACATTTTGAAAG TATGGAACAAGTGAATAAGCTGAGAGAAGTACAAGCACTAAGGAGGCTGAGTCCACATCCTAATATCCTTATGTTACATGAAGTTGTCTT TGATAAAAAAGCTGGCTCCCTTTCACTGATATGTGAACTTATGGACATGAATATTTATGAGCTGATAAAAG GAAGGAGAAAGccattacctgaaaaaaaaattaagaactacaTGTACCAGTTATGCAAATCTCTTGATTACATACATAG AAATGGGATATTTCACAGAGATGTGAAACCAGAAAACATATTAATAAAG cagaaTACTCTGAAGTTAGGAGATTTTGGATCTTGTAGGAGTATCTATTCTAAGCAGCCACATACAGAATATATCTCTACACGCTGGTACCGAGCACCTGAATGCCTACTTACAAATGGCTACTATAGTTACAAAATTGATCTGTGGAGTGCTGGCTGTGTTTTCTATGAAATCACAAG TTTTCAGCCTCTCTTTCCTGGATCTAATGAGCTGGACCAAATTTCAAAAATCCATGACGTTATAGGCACTCCCACTAACAAAACTCTCAACAAGTTAAAGCA GTCAAGAATTGCAAGTTTTgatttcccctttaaaaaaggaaaaggaataccTCCTCTTGTGCACAATTTGTCTTCCAAAGGCTTCTCTCTCCTGTATGCAATGATAAAATATGATCCTGATGAGAGAATTGCTGCCCATCAAGCATTACAGCACCCTTATTTTCAAGAACTCTG GGCAGCTGATACGCAAGCTTTGGCCACGCACAAAAAATTCAGATTGCTAGGAAATACAGCAGGGCAAGTACCTCTGCATTTGTGGCAAATTTCAAAGGAAAGTCAAAGACAG ttttttcttaggaaagtccaggaaaaaacaaaacaacacgcAGCTCCTCGTGGAGAATTAGCAAAATTAAATCTTTCTGAAGTAGCCAAATTGACTTCCTGCCCTACTCCTACATTGCATTCAGTTTTCCGGGCACCTGAGGCAAGTGGTGAAACCCCTGTGTTACCGCCTGTTAGATTTATTGGATCGGATACCAAG TCTGAGAAACAGAAGGTGCTTAAGTCTTCCCCGAAACGTTTCCACTTACCTGCTATAGACCGAAGAGGAGGAGGTTACTGA
- the MOK gene encoding MAPK/MAK/MRK overlapping kinase isoform X7 → MEQVNKLREVQALRRLSPHPNILMLHEVVFDKKAGSLSLICELMDMNIYELIKGRRKPLPEKKIKNYMYQLCKSLDYIHRNGIFHRDVKPENILIKQNTLKLGDFGSCRSIYSKQPHTEYISTRWYRAPECLLTNGYYSYKIDLWSAGCVFYEITSFQPLFPGSNELDQISKIHDVIGTPTNKTLNKLKQSRIASFDFPFKKGKGIPPLVHNLSSKGFSLLYAMIKYDPDERIAAHQALQHPYFQELWAADTQALATHKKFRLLGNTAGQVPLHLWQISKESQRQFFLRKVQEKTKQHAAPRGELAKLNLSEVAKLTSCPTPTLHSVFRAPEASGETPVLPPVRFIGSDTKSEKQKVLKSSPKRFHLPAIDRRGGGY, encoded by the exons ATGGAACAAGTGAATAAGCTGAGAGAAGTACAAGCACTAAGGAGGCTGAGTCCACATCCTAATATCCTTATGTTACATGAAGTTGTCTT TGATAAAAAAGCTGGCTCCCTTTCACTGATATGTGAACTTATGGACATGAATATTTATGAGCTGATAAAAG GAAGGAGAAAGccattacctgaaaaaaaaattaagaactacaTGTACCAGTTATGCAAATCTCTTGATTACATACATAG AAATGGGATATTTCACAGAGATGTGAAACCAGAAAACATATTAATAAAG cagaaTACTCTGAAGTTAGGAGATTTTGGATCTTGTAGGAGTATCTATTCTAAGCAGCCACATACAGAATATATCTCTACACGCTGGTACCGAGCACCTGAATGCCTACTTACAAATGGCTACTATAGTTACAAAATTGATCTGTGGAGTGCTGGCTGTGTTTTCTATGAAATCACAAG TTTTCAGCCTCTCTTTCCTGGATCTAATGAGCTGGACCAAATTTCAAAAATCCATGACGTTATAGGCACTCCCACTAACAAAACTCTCAACAAGTTAAAGCA GTCAAGAATTGCAAGTTTTgatttcccctttaaaaaaggaaaaggaataccTCCTCTTGTGCACAATTTGTCTTCCAAAGGCTTCTCTCTCCTGTATGCAATGATAAAATATGATCCTGATGAGAGAATTGCTGCCCATCAAGCATTACAGCACCCTTATTTTCAAGAACTCTG GGCAGCTGATACGCAAGCTTTGGCCACGCACAAAAAATTCAGATTGCTAGGAAATACAGCAGGGCAAGTACCTCTGCATTTGTGGCAAATTTCAAAGGAAAGTCAAAGACAG ttttttcttaggaaagtccaggaaaaaacaaaacaacacgcAGCTCCTCGTGGAGAATTAGCAAAATTAAATCTTTCTGAAGTAGCCAAATTGACTTCCTGCCCTACTCCTACATTGCATTCAGTTTTCCGGGCACCTGAGGCAAGTGGTGAAACCCCTGTGTTACCGCCTGTTAGATTTATTGGATCGGATACCAAG TCTGAGAAACAGAAGGTGCTTAAGTCTTCCCCGAAACGTTTCCACTTACCTGCTATAGACCGAAGAGGAGGAGGTTACTGA
- the MOK gene encoding MAPK/MAK/MRK overlapping kinase isoform X3 — protein sequence MNKYKPIGKIGEGTFSDVLKTLSLRDGKYYACKHMKQHFESMEQVNKLREVQALRRLSPHPNILMLHEVVFLKFPYICFFSDKKAGSLSLICELMDMNIYELIKGRRKPLPEKKIKNYMYQLCKSLDYIHRNGIFHRDVKPENILIKNTLKLGDFGSCRSIYSKQPHTEYISTRWYRAPECLLTNGYYSYKIDLWSAGCVFYEITSFQPLFPGSNELDQISKIHDVIGTPTNKTLNKLKQSRIASFDFPFKKGKGIPPLVHNLSSKGFSLLYAMIKYDPDERIAAHQALQHPYFQELWAADTQALATHKKFRLLGNTAGQVPLHLWQISKESQRQFFLRKVQEKTKQHAAPRGELAKLNLSEVAKLTSCPTPTLHSVFRAPEASGETPVLPPVRFIGSDTKSEKQKVLKSSPKRFHLPAIDRRGGGY from the exons ATGAACA aatATAAACCCATTGGTAAGATAGGAGAGGGAACATTTTCTGATGTTCTGAAGACACTGAGTCTTAGGGATGGAAAGTACTATGCATGTAAACACATGAAGCAACATTTTGAAAG TATGGAACAAGTGAATAAGCTGAGAGAAGTACAAGCACTAAGGAGGCTGAGTCCACATCCTAATATCCTTATGTTACATGAAGTTGTCTT CTTAAAGTTTCCTTATATTTGTTTCTTCAGTGATAAAAAAGCTGGCTCCCTTTCACTGATATGTGAACTTATGGACATGAATATTTATGAGCTGATAAAAG GAAGGAGAAAGccattacctgaaaaaaaaattaagaactacaTGTACCAGTTATGCAAATCTCTTGATTACATACATAG AAATGGGATATTTCACAGAGATGTGAAACCAGAAAACATATTAATAAAG aaTACTCTGAAGTTAGGAGATTTTGGATCTTGTAGGAGTATCTATTCTAAGCAGCCACATACAGAATATATCTCTACACGCTGGTACCGAGCACCTGAATGCCTACTTACAAATGGCTACTATAGTTACAAAATTGATCTGTGGAGTGCTGGCTGTGTTTTCTATGAAATCACAAG TTTTCAGCCTCTCTTTCCTGGATCTAATGAGCTGGACCAAATTTCAAAAATCCATGACGTTATAGGCACTCCCACTAACAAAACTCTCAACAAGTTAAAGCA GTCAAGAATTGCAAGTTTTgatttcccctttaaaaaaggaaaaggaataccTCCTCTTGTGCACAATTTGTCTTCCAAAGGCTTCTCTCTCCTGTATGCAATGATAAAATATGATCCTGATGAGAGAATTGCTGCCCATCAAGCATTACAGCACCCTTATTTTCAAGAACTCTG GGCAGCTGATACGCAAGCTTTGGCCACGCACAAAAAATTCAGATTGCTAGGAAATACAGCAGGGCAAGTACCTCTGCATTTGTGGCAAATTTCAAAGGAAAGTCAAAGACAG ttttttcttaggaaagtccaggaaaaaacaaaacaacacgcAGCTCCTCGTGGAGAATTAGCAAAATTAAATCTTTCTGAAGTAGCCAAATTGACTTCCTGCCCTACTCCTACATTGCATTCAGTTTTCCGGGCACCTGAGGCAAGTGGTGAAACCCCTGTGTTACCGCCTGTTAGATTTATTGGATCGGATACCAAG TCTGAGAAACAGAAGGTGCTTAAGTCTTCCCCGAAACGTTTCCACTTACCTGCTATAGACCGAAGAGGAGGAGGTTACTGA
- the MOK gene encoding MAPK/MAK/MRK overlapping kinase isoform X8, producing MNKYKPIGKIGEGTFSDVLKTLSLRDGKYYACKHMKQHFESMEQVNKLREVQALRRLSPHPNILMLHEVVFLKFPYICFFSDKKAGSLSLICELMDMNIYELIKGRRKPLPEKKIKNYMYQLCKSLDYIHRNGIFHRDVKPENILIKQNTLKLGDFGSCRSIYSKQPHTEYISTRWYRAPECLLTNGYYSYKIDLWSAGCVFYEITSFQPLFPGSNELDQISKIHDVIGTPTNKTLNKLKQAADTQALATHKKFRLLGNTAGQVPLHLWQISKESQRQFFLRKVQEKTKQHAAPRGELAKLNLSEVAKLTSCPTPTLHSVFRAPEASGETPVLPPVRFIGSDTKSEKQKVLKSSPKRFHLPAIDRRGGGY from the exons ATGAACA aatATAAACCCATTGGTAAGATAGGAGAGGGAACATTTTCTGATGTTCTGAAGACACTGAGTCTTAGGGATGGAAAGTACTATGCATGTAAACACATGAAGCAACATTTTGAAAG TATGGAACAAGTGAATAAGCTGAGAGAAGTACAAGCACTAAGGAGGCTGAGTCCACATCCTAATATCCTTATGTTACATGAAGTTGTCTT CTTAAAGTTTCCTTATATTTGTTTCTTCAGTGATAAAAAAGCTGGCTCCCTTTCACTGATATGTGAACTTATGGACATGAATATTTATGAGCTGATAAAAG GAAGGAGAAAGccattacctgaaaaaaaaattaagaactacaTGTACCAGTTATGCAAATCTCTTGATTACATACATAG AAATGGGATATTTCACAGAGATGTGAAACCAGAAAACATATTAATAAAG cagaaTACTCTGAAGTTAGGAGATTTTGGATCTTGTAGGAGTATCTATTCTAAGCAGCCACATACAGAATATATCTCTACACGCTGGTACCGAGCACCTGAATGCCTACTTACAAATGGCTACTATAGTTACAAAATTGATCTGTGGAGTGCTGGCTGTGTTTTCTATGAAATCACAAG TTTTCAGCCTCTCTTTCCTGGATCTAATGAGCTGGACCAAATTTCAAAAATCCATGACGTTATAGGCACTCCCACTAACAAAACTCTCAACAAGTTAAAGCA GGCAGCTGATACGCAAGCTTTGGCCACGCACAAAAAATTCAGATTGCTAGGAAATACAGCAGGGCAAGTACCTCTGCATTTGTGGCAAATTTCAAAGGAAAGTCAAAGACAG ttttttcttaggaaagtccaggaaaaaacaaaacaacacgcAGCTCCTCGTGGAGAATTAGCAAAATTAAATCTTTCTGAAGTAGCCAAATTGACTTCCTGCCCTACTCCTACATTGCATTCAGTTTTCCGGGCACCTGAGGCAAGTGGTGAAACCCCTGTGTTACCGCCTGTTAGATTTATTGGATCGGATACCAAG TCTGAGAAACAGAAGGTGCTTAAGTCTTCCCCGAAACGTTTCCACTTACCTGCTATAGACCGAAGAGGAGGAGGTTACTGA
- the MOK gene encoding MAPK/MAK/MRK overlapping kinase isoform X2 gives MNKYKPIGKIGEGTFSDVLKTLSLRDGKYYACKHMKQHFESMEQVNKLREVQALRRLSPHPNILMLHEVVFLKFPYICFFSDKKAGSLSLICELMDMNIYELIKGRRKPLPEKKIKNYMYQLCKSLDYIHRNGIFHRDVKPENILIKQNTLKLGDFGSCRSIYSKQPHTEYISTRWYRAPECLLTNGYYSYKIDLWSAGCVFYEITSFQPLFPGSNELDQISKIHDVIGTPTNKTLNKLKQSRIASFDFPFKKGKGIPPLVHNLSSKGFSLLYAMIKYDPDERIAAHQALQHPYFQELWAADTQALATHKKFRLLGNTAGQVPLHLWQISKESQRQFFLRKVQEKTKQHAAPRGELAKLNLSEVAKLTSCPTPTLHSVFRAPEASGETPVLPPVRFIGSDTKSEKQKVLKSSPKRFHLPAIDRRGGGY, from the exons ATGAACA aatATAAACCCATTGGTAAGATAGGAGAGGGAACATTTTCTGATGTTCTGAAGACACTGAGTCTTAGGGATGGAAAGTACTATGCATGTAAACACATGAAGCAACATTTTGAAAG TATGGAACAAGTGAATAAGCTGAGAGAAGTACAAGCACTAAGGAGGCTGAGTCCACATCCTAATATCCTTATGTTACATGAAGTTGTCTT CTTAAAGTTTCCTTATATTTGTTTCTTCAGTGATAAAAAAGCTGGCTCCCTTTCACTGATATGTGAACTTATGGACATGAATATTTATGAGCTGATAAAAG GAAGGAGAAAGccattacctgaaaaaaaaattaagaactacaTGTACCAGTTATGCAAATCTCTTGATTACATACATAG AAATGGGATATTTCACAGAGATGTGAAACCAGAAAACATATTAATAAAG cagaaTACTCTGAAGTTAGGAGATTTTGGATCTTGTAGGAGTATCTATTCTAAGCAGCCACATACAGAATATATCTCTACACGCTGGTACCGAGCACCTGAATGCCTACTTACAAATGGCTACTATAGTTACAAAATTGATCTGTGGAGTGCTGGCTGTGTTTTCTATGAAATCACAAG TTTTCAGCCTCTCTTTCCTGGATCTAATGAGCTGGACCAAATTTCAAAAATCCATGACGTTATAGGCACTCCCACTAACAAAACTCTCAACAAGTTAAAGCA GTCAAGAATTGCAAGTTTTgatttcccctttaaaaaaggaaaaggaataccTCCTCTTGTGCACAATTTGTCTTCCAAAGGCTTCTCTCTCCTGTATGCAATGATAAAATATGATCCTGATGAGAGAATTGCTGCCCATCAAGCATTACAGCACCCTTATTTTCAAGAACTCTG GGCAGCTGATACGCAAGCTTTGGCCACGCACAAAAAATTCAGATTGCTAGGAAATACAGCAGGGCAAGTACCTCTGCATTTGTGGCAAATTTCAAAGGAAAGTCAAAGACAG ttttttcttaggaaagtccaggaaaaaacaaaacaacacgcAGCTCCTCGTGGAGAATTAGCAAAATTAAATCTTTCTGAAGTAGCCAAATTGACTTCCTGCCCTACTCCTACATTGCATTCAGTTTTCCGGGCACCTGAGGCAAGTGGTGAAACCCCTGTGTTACCGCCTGTTAGATTTATTGGATCGGATACCAAG TCTGAGAAACAGAAGGTGCTTAAGTCTTCCCCGAAACGTTTCCACTTACCTGCTATAGACCGAAGAGGAGGAGGTTACTGA
- the MOK gene encoding MAPK/MAK/MRK overlapping kinase isoform X6, producing MEQVNKLREVQALRRLSPHPNILMLHEVVFLKFPYICFFSDKKAGSLSLICELMDMNIYELIKGRRKPLPEKKIKNYMYQLCKSLDYIHRNGIFHRDVKPENILIKQNTLKLGDFGSCRSIYSKQPHTEYISTRWYRAPECLLTNGYYSYKIDLWSAGCVFYEITSFQPLFPGSNELDQISKIHDVIGTPTNKTLNKLKQSRIASFDFPFKKGKGIPPLVHNLSSKGFSLLYAMIKYDPDERIAAHQALQHPYFQELWAADTQALATHKKFRLLGNTAGQVPLHLWQISKESQRQFFLRKVQEKTKQHAAPRGELAKLNLSEVAKLTSCPTPTLHSVFRAPEASGETPVLPPVRFIGSDTKSEKQKVLKSSPKRFHLPAIDRRGGGY from the exons ATGGAACAAGTGAATAAGCTGAGAGAAGTACAAGCACTAAGGAGGCTGAGTCCACATCCTAATATCCTTATGTTACATGAAGTTGTCTT CTTAAAGTTTCCTTATATTTGTTTCTTCAGTGATAAAAAAGCTGGCTCCCTTTCACTGATATGTGAACTTATGGACATGAATATTTATGAGCTGATAAAAG GAAGGAGAAAGccattacctgaaaaaaaaattaagaactacaTGTACCAGTTATGCAAATCTCTTGATTACATACATAG AAATGGGATATTTCACAGAGATGTGAAACCAGAAAACATATTAATAAAG cagaaTACTCTGAAGTTAGGAGATTTTGGATCTTGTAGGAGTATCTATTCTAAGCAGCCACATACAGAATATATCTCTACACGCTGGTACCGAGCACCTGAATGCCTACTTACAAATGGCTACTATAGTTACAAAATTGATCTGTGGAGTGCTGGCTGTGTTTTCTATGAAATCACAAG TTTTCAGCCTCTCTTTCCTGGATCTAATGAGCTGGACCAAATTTCAAAAATCCATGACGTTATAGGCACTCCCACTAACAAAACTCTCAACAAGTTAAAGCA GTCAAGAATTGCAAGTTTTgatttcccctttaaaaaaggaaaaggaataccTCCTCTTGTGCACAATTTGTCTTCCAAAGGCTTCTCTCTCCTGTATGCAATGATAAAATATGATCCTGATGAGAGAATTGCTGCCCATCAAGCATTACAGCACCCTTATTTTCAAGAACTCTG GGCAGCTGATACGCAAGCTTTGGCCACGCACAAAAAATTCAGATTGCTAGGAAATACAGCAGGGCAAGTACCTCTGCATTTGTGGCAAATTTCAAAGGAAAGTCAAAGACAG ttttttcttaggaaagtccaggaaaaaacaaaacaacacgcAGCTCCTCGTGGAGAATTAGCAAAATTAAATCTTTCTGAAGTAGCCAAATTGACTTCCTGCCCTACTCCTACATTGCATTCAGTTTTCCGGGCACCTGAGGCAAGTGGTGAAACCCCTGTGTTACCGCCTGTTAGATTTATTGGATCGGATACCAAG TCTGAGAAACAGAAGGTGCTTAAGTCTTCCCCGAAACGTTTCCACTTACCTGCTATAGACCGAAGAGGAGGAGGTTACTGA